The region GCAAGAGCACGCTGTTCAACGCGCTCACGCGCGCTTCGGTGTTCGTGGAGGATCGGCTGTTCGCGACGCTCGACGCCACCACCCGCCAGATGGTGAACGCCGAGCGCCAGGTGGTGCTGCTCACCGACACGGTCGGGTTCATCCGCAAGCTCCCGCACCACCTGGTGGCGTCGTTCCACTCGACGCTGGTCGAGGCCATAGAGGCCGACGTGCTGCTGCACGTGGTGGATGCCGCCGACGCGGACGTGGCGCGGCAGATGCGCGCGGTCGAGGAAGTGCTCGAGTCGCTGCTCGAGACGCCGCGCCCCACGATTCTGGTATTCAACAAGTGCGACGCGCTGAGAGACCAAGAGGCCGGGGCCGGCCTGCGCGCTCGGTACCCCGGCTGCCACGTGATCTCGGCGCGCTCCGGCAAGGGCGTCGCCGAACTGCGGACGGCGCTGTTCCAAATGAGCGCCGAGGCGGCGGCGGTGCGCAGTTAGACTCGAGTCAGCGAATCACCGAACCGCGCGCGATCAGCCGCCGTAATAATGTCCCCGATCTGATCTGTTACCCGTGTGTCCGGTCTGGACCGAAATTCTCCTTGACAGCCTTTTCGCGTTCGCACTGGCCTGCCTGGTGAATCGTTGCGCGATCAGCGCGCAGCGTGCGCTGGATACCCGTGCGCCGCGTAAATGCGCGTCGGATCGAAGTTTTTCGCGACGCCTCCTGATGTGCCCGCCGCGTCGATCCTGAGGCGCCGAAAACGCGTATGGTAGAAAGAGAGCGTTGCCCCCGCTTCACCCGCCCCCGCGGGAATGCGCCATGCATCGCTTCTCGTTCTCGCATCTCGCCGACGGCGACCTGCTCCAGTCGGCACGGCACGAGTTTGGTAGCCGCCGGCTCGCCACCGCCCGCTTCCTCGCCCAGCTCGCCGAAATCGACGCCCGCGAACTCTACCTGCCGCTCGCCTATGGCTCGCTGCATGCCTTCTGCATCGGCGAGTTCCGGATGTGCGATCAGCAGGCCTGCAAGTGGATTCGAGTGGCCCGCTCCGGCCGGCGGTTCCCGGCGCTGCTCGAAGCCATCGCCGACGGGCGGCTGAGCCGAAGCGGGGCGGTGGTGCTGGCCCCGCATCTTACGGAGGAGAACGTTGGGGAGTTCCTGAAAGAGGCGGCGTTCAAGACCGAGGCCGAACTCGAACGCCTCGTCACCCGACGAACCCGAACCGCGCCAGCCGCCG is a window of Candidatus Sulfotelmatobacter sp. DNA encoding:
- the hflX gene encoding GTPase HflX → DLAIFNDDLSPPQVRNLEKELGVKVVDRSELILDIFARRARSRESRLQVELAQLEYMLPRLTGMWKHLERQAGGIGTRGPGETQLETDRRLVREKIARLKRALEGVERERETQRRRRRREFRAALVGYTNAGKSTLFNALTRASVFVEDRLFATLDATTRQMVNAERQVVLLTDTVGFIRKLPHHLVASFHSTLVEAIEADVLLHVVDAADADVARQMRAVEEVLESLLETPRPTILVFNKCDALRDQEAGAGLRARYPGCHVISARSGKGVAELRTALFQMSAEAAAVRS